One Nitrospirota bacterium DNA segment encodes these proteins:
- a CDS encoding phosphatase PAP2 family protein, with protein MRRSDHHVIGSRPRVIRVGWSALLCLSACVVGMAGVPAWAQAGEPEGPTVIQEESITEGVKAVVDDAKALLTAPLRMDRGDALKVGGALAAVGGMFAADKPIRNLVSSNQSSTGKNVADGLNTLGSAGTLAGFNAGVIALGVAQESYGGSGKLKETGLVSLEAEGFAVAATALLKGLTGRSRPDQNQGTTHFRPFSGLNGSFASTHVAASFAVATVFADRYGAPAGMVGYTLATAVAAARVYSDQHFASDVVAAALIGWGMGYFLSKRHGADEDPTAWQIQPVPMGDGLGGGVMVGRRF; from the coding sequence GTGCGTCGAAGCGACCATCATGTGATCGGGAGCCGGCCGCGCGTCATCCGCGTGGGGTGGTCCGCGCTCCTCTGTCTGTCTGCCTGCGTCGTCGGCATGGCGGGAGTGCCGGCCTGGGCCCAGGCCGGTGAGCCGGAAGGCCCCACGGTGATCCAGGAGGAATCTATCACTGAGGGGGTCAAGGCCGTTGTGGACGACGCCAAGGCCCTCCTGACCGCTCCGCTTCGGATGGACCGCGGGGACGCCCTCAAGGTCGGCGGCGCCTTGGCGGCCGTGGGCGGGATGTTTGCGGCGGACAAGCCGATCCGCAATCTGGTGTCGAGCAATCAATCCTCCACGGGCAAGAACGTGGCCGACGGGCTCAATACGCTGGGAAGCGCGGGAACTCTGGCGGGCTTCAACGCCGGCGTCATCGCGCTCGGCGTGGCGCAAGAGTCCTACGGAGGAAGCGGCAAGCTGAAGGAAACGGGCCTCGTCAGTTTGGAAGCGGAAGGCTTCGCGGTGGCGGCCACCGCCCTGCTCAAGGGATTGACGGGCCGGTCAAGACCGGACCAGAATCAGGGCACGACCCACTTCCGTCCTTTTTCGGGACTCAACGGTTCCTTCGCGTCCACCCATGTCGCGGCGAGCTTCGCGGTCGCGACGGTCTTCGCCGACCGGTATGGTGCGCCGGCGGGGATGGTGGGCTACACGCTCGCCACGGCCGTCGCGGCGGCCCGCGTCTACAGCGACCAGCACTTCGCCTCCGACGTGGTGGCCGCCGCCCTGATCGGCTGGGGGATGGGGTACTTCCTCAGCAAGCGCCACGGCGCGGACGAGGACCCCACGGCCTGGCAGATCCAGCCCGTGCCGATGGGCGACGGGTTGGGGGGCGGGGTGATGGTCGGCCGCCGGTTCTAA
- a CDS encoding HD domain-containing protein, translating to MTIANGAGRSRASHGAGRRDGAPLLIPRPLAAALLRLYDVPDPRRPGRLIRGYDRPHALRTARMCAAVALKLGHPLRRVVAYQIACLLHDLGRAGLDRRRFGAIWSWARRHGIPTRPREWRAVHPDTSYGKETEAFLFRYAAELENVGIPVDSWTREQVEMRLGYARRLARRLREVRPSLARLGVSWAPWMSRVMLYYYYPEKLDGAPPWVRQLAEVLVACEQFEAYCNRRRGRDYYTRTGESVADASGYLEKLRVEGILSERVVTVLRDLAAEGAFDRILAEAQGAPLPRREIRALRALASGETACR from the coding sequence ATGACCATCGCCAACGGAGCCGGCCGATCTCGTGCGAGCCACGGAGCCGGACGGCGCGACGGAGCGCCGCTCCTGATTCCCAGGCCGCTCGCGGCCGCGCTGCTCCGGCTTTACGACGTGCCCGATCCGCGTCGGCCGGGCCGTCTCATCCGCGGTTACGACCGGCCCCATGCGCTCCGCACGGCCCGGATGTGCGCGGCCGTGGCCTTGAAGCTGGGCCATCCGCTGCGCCGAGTGGTGGCCTATCAGATCGCCTGCCTGCTGCACGATCTGGGCCGCGCAGGCCTCGACCGGCGGCGGTTCGGCGCAATCTGGTCCTGGGCCCGTCGGCACGGCATTCCGACCAGGCCGCGCGAGTGGCGCGCCGTCCACCCGGACACGTCTTACGGGAAGGAAACGGAGGCGTTCCTGTTCCGCTACGCCGCCGAATTGGAAAACGTCGGCATTCCGGTGGATAGCTGGACCCGCGAACAGGTCGAGATGCGCCTGGGGTACGCGCGCCGGCTGGCCCGTCGGTTGCGGGAGGTCAGGCCGAGCCTCGCGAGGCTGGGCGTGTCGTGGGCGCCCTGGATGAGCCGGGTCATGCTCTACTACTACTACCCGGAGAAGCTGGACGGCGCACCGCCCTGGGTGCGCCAGCTCGCGGAGGTGTTGGTCGCCTGCGAGCAGTTCGAGGCCTACTGCAACCGGCGCCGCGGACGCGATTACTACACGCGCACCGGGGAAAGCGTGGCGGACGCCTCCGGGTATCTGGAAAAGCTCCGGGTCGAGGGGATTCTCAGCGAGCGCGTCGTGACCGTCCTGCGCGACCTGGCTGCGGAGGGCGCCTTCGACCGCATTCTGGCTGAGGCGCAGGGCGCGCCCTTGCCCCGGCGGGAGATCCGGGCGCTGCGGGCGCTGGCGTCGGGGGAGACAGCATGCCGGTGA
- a CDS encoding secondary thiamine-phosphate synthase enzyme YjbQ, which produces MPVKTVPLRLDLRGGTQVENITKLVQQAVERAGLRAGIATVFIKHTTASVLIIEDEPGIRADTKSLWDRLIPADPAWQHNIRNPGEDNGHSHLRAQLQGSSVTIPFTDGSLLLGTWQQVVVVDFDTRARTRELVVQVIGE; this is translated from the coding sequence ATGCCGGTGAAGACGGTTCCGCTTCGGCTCGACCTGCGGGGCGGCACGCAGGTCGAGAACATCACGAAGCTGGTCCAGCAGGCGGTGGAGCGCGCCGGCCTTCGGGCGGGCATCGCCACCGTCTTCATCAAGCACACGACCGCCTCGGTCCTGATCATCGAGGACGAGCCGGGCATCCGGGCCGACACCAAGAGCCTGTGGGATCGCCTGATCCCGGCCGATCCGGCCTGGCAGCACAACATCCGCAATCCCGGGGAAGACAACGGCCATAGCCACCTGCGGGCGCAACTCCAGGGCTCCTCCGTCACCATCCCCTTCACGGACGGCTCGCTGCTGCTCGGCACGTGGCAGCAGGTGGTGGTGGTGGACTTCGACACGCGGGCCAGGACCAGGGAGCTGGTCGTCCAGGTCATCGGGGAATGA
- a CDS encoding alpha/beta fold hydrolase codes for MTIVPRQRPCTGLLNGIPSEARLFPVAPETQLLGYCHWQPDRLRCRTLVLVHGFEGCSDSHYMLGIAGKAWRAGLNVVRLNQRNCGGTEHLAPTLYHSGLSGDYAAVVMELSAKDGLEAIWLAGYSMGGNLVLKMAGEIGTGVPALRGVMAVCPNIDPAACVAALERPGNWFYQRYFLRRTKARLRRKAAHFPGTFDLRPLARIGTLRAFDGTYTAPDGGFASAEDYYERAGARHVLGGIRVPTLVIAAQDDPFIPYSIFEAPALRANRWIRLVAPRHGGHCGFFQRSRAGEDAYWAENRLVEYVFNGPGD; via the coding sequence ATGACCATCGTGCCGCGTCAGCGCCCCTGCACCGGCCTGCTCAACGGAATCCCCTCCGAAGCCCGGCTCTTTCCGGTCGCCCCCGAGACGCAGTTGCTGGGCTACTGTCACTGGCAGCCGGACCGCCTCCGGTGCCGCACCCTGGTCCTCGTGCACGGCTTCGAGGGGTGTAGCGACTCCCATTACATGCTCGGGATCGCTGGCAAGGCCTGGCGGGCCGGGCTCAACGTCGTCCGCCTCAACCAGCGGAACTGCGGCGGGACGGAACACCTGGCGCCGACGCTCTACCATTCCGGCCTGAGCGGGGACTACGCCGCCGTGGTCATGGAACTGTCCGCGAAGGACGGGCTGGAAGCCATCTGGCTGGCCGGCTACTCGATGGGCGGGAACTTGGTCTTGAAGATGGCCGGCGAGATCGGCACCGGGGTACCGGCGCTGCGCGGGGTCATGGCCGTCTGTCCGAACATTGATCCGGCCGCCTGCGTGGCGGCCTTGGAGCGGCCGGGGAACTGGTTCTACCAGCGGTACTTCCTCAGGCGCACCAAGGCGCGGCTTCGCCGCAAGGCGGCGCATTTTCCCGGCACGTTCGACCTAAGGCCGTTGGCCCGGATCGGGACCCTGCGCGCCTTCGACGGCACCTACACGGCGCCGGACGGGGGCTTCGCCAGTGCGGAGGACTATTACGAGCGGGCCGGCGCCCGCCATGTGCTGGGCGGCATCCGGGTGCCGACCCTCGTCATCGCCGCGCAGGACGATCCCTTCATCCCCTACTCGATCTTCGAGGCGCCCGCCCTCAGGGCCAACAGATGGATCAGGCTGGTCGCGCCCAGGCACGGGGGCCATTGCGGCTTCTTCCAACGGTCTCGGGCGGGCGAGGACGCTTATTGGGCGGAAAACCGGCTGGTGGAGTACGTGTTCAATGGGCCTGGCGACTGA
- a CDS encoding DUF3565 domain-containing protein, with protein MKRTIVGFRRDDEGHWVAELDCAHSQHVRHNPPLVERPWVLTDEGRAGRIGTALDCRLCDGAGAS; from the coding sequence GTGAAGCGAACGATCGTCGGCTTTCGACGGGACGACGAGGGCCATTGGGTGGCGGAGCTGGACTGCGCCCACAGCCAGCACGTCCGGCACAACCCGCCGCTCGTCGAACGGCCCTGGGTGTTGACGGACGAGGGGCGGGCCGGCCGCATCGGGACGGCTCTGGACTGCCGGCTCTGTGACGGCGCCGGTGCATCGTGA
- a CDS encoding c-type cytochrome has product MSRPLMFRLLAPLTVAAIWAWPPTVFAVQAAPPPAPAGETEEDKRIFNGIGGCYTCHGYDGDLARRSQFSAKLAEELGRLDPQPSDLRNPAGLKSESDAQRLQTIKFGHPGTAMFPKKFLTDGEMAHLLAYLAALRTGGAVPERDRAR; this is encoded by the coding sequence ATGTCAAGGCCGCTCATGTTCAGGTTGCTCGCCCCGCTCACGGTCGCGGCGATCTGGGCATGGCCTCCGACGGTTTTTGCCGTCCAGGCCGCTCCTCCTCCCGCTCCGGCCGGTGAGACGGAGGAAGACAAGCGGATCTTCAACGGTATCGGCGGCTGTTATACCTGCCACGGCTATGACGGAGACCTCGCCCGCCGCTCGCAGTTCTCCGCGAAGCTCGCCGAGGAGTTGGGCCGCCTCGACCCGCAGCCTTCAGACCTGCGCAACCCCGCCGGTCTGAAATCGGAGAGCGACGCGCAGCGGCTTCAGACGATCAAGTTCGGACATCCGGGGACGGCCATGTTTCCGAAGAAGTTCCTGACGGACGGGGAGATGGCCCACCTCCTGGCCTACCTGGCCGCCCTCAGGACCGGAGGGGCCGTCCCCGAAAGGGACCGTGCCCGGTGA
- a CDS encoding OmpA family protein gives MFSSAIRSQPLLLGLSLLLLLVGCSKKVTSSVQDQSLTAGPPKAEAKQEVPSPPQEAPLPPKEEERVVEPPPPPPAVAEPAPAAPEVAREAPAAAEPAAPSVPQSMLGGLADVFFDYDRFAIRNDAKSVLDGDGALLKAENGWKLMIAGHCDERGTVEYNLVLGERRAQAVKRYLEDLGVPGSSIQVTSFGKEKPFCTEHNTECWQKNRRVHFSIQ, from the coding sequence ATGTTCAGTTCGGCGATTCGAAGTCAGCCACTGTTGCTGGGACTCAGCCTGCTTCTCCTCCTGGTCGGGTGCTCCAAGAAGGTCACCTCGTCCGTCCAGGACCAGAGTTTGACGGCCGGCCCGCCCAAGGCCGAGGCGAAACAGGAAGTACCGTCTCCTCCCCAGGAAGCCCCGCTTCCTCCCAAGGAGGAAGAGCGTGTGGTGGAGCCTCCTCCGCCGCCGCCAGCCGTGGCGGAGCCGGCTCCCGCGGCTCCGGAAGTCGCCCGTGAAGCTCCGGCTGCTGCCGAGCCGGCGGCTCCGTCCGTTCCCCAATCCATGCTGGGCGGCCTGGCCGACGTCTTCTTCGACTATGACCGGTTTGCCATCAGGAACGACGCGAAGTCGGTCCTGGATGGCGACGGCGCGCTCTTGAAGGCGGAAAACGGATGGAAGCTCATGATCGCCGGCCACTGCGATGAGCGCGGGACGGTGGAGTACAACCTGGTCCTGGGCGAGAGGCGGGCGCAGGCGGTCAAGCGGTATCTGGAGGATCTCGGCGTGCCGGGCTCGAGCATCCAGGTCACCAGCTTCGGCAAGGAGAAGCCGTTCTGCACGGAACACAATACTGAGTGTTGGCAGAAGAACCGCCGGGTCCATTTCTCGATCCAGTAG
- a CDS encoding pyruvate ferredoxin oxidoreductase: protein MYNVAQVIEEKCTAKKGCRLCIMYCPEANCLDLNVTKMVAEVNINRCKGCELCVTVCNAAKHEAIVMVAVSADGTLASKKGESAALGQAYQG from the coding sequence ATGTACAACGTCGCGCAAGTCATTGAGGAAAAGTGCACGGCCAAGAAAGGCTGCCGGCTCTGCATCATGTATTGCCCGGAAGCCAACTGCCTCGATCTGAACGTCACGAAGATGGTCGCCGAGGTCAACATCAACCGGTGCAAGGGCTGCGAGCTCTGCGTCACCGTGTGCAACGCGGCCAAGCACGAGGCCATCGTGATGGTGGCCGTCAGCGCCGACGGCACGCTCGCGTCGAAGAAGGGGGAGTCCGCCGCACTGGGACAAGCGTACCAGGGCTGA
- a CDS encoding 2-oxoacid:acceptor oxidoreductase family protein, producing the protein MIKKRLNIRMSGLGGQGAVTAAHVMAMAANRDGKFSISNPFFGAEKRMAPAESYCRIGVERIYDRGELVFPDVIEVFHPQVITLGKSYTMPFYSGIKEGGVVIINSDVPLLSEEDIERLNNLKVAVFYIKGTQIALEIAGTELSTNMTMIGSVAGITKCVSLEALDGALQERFGKKFVASGGTASLDEAIKKKFAKKEMLLQKNLATVKRAYEIGSEWAEKNHIELRVGLPAAA; encoded by the coding sequence ATGATCAAGAAGCGACTGAACATCCGGATGTCGGGCCTGGGCGGCCAGGGGGCGGTCACGGCCGCGCACGTCATGGCCATGGCCGCGAACCGGGACGGCAAGTTCTCGATCTCCAACCCGTTCTTCGGCGCGGAGAAGCGCATGGCTCCGGCCGAGAGCTACTGCCGGATCGGCGTCGAGCGGATCTACGACCGGGGCGAGCTGGTCTTCCCCGACGTGATCGAGGTGTTCCACCCGCAGGTGATCACGCTGGGGAAGAGCTACACGATGCCGTTCTACTCGGGCATCAAGGAAGGCGGCGTCGTCATCATCAACTCGGACGTCCCGCTCCTCTCCGAGGAGGACATCGAGCGGCTGAACAACCTGAAGGTCGCCGTGTTCTACATCAAGGGCACCCAGATCGCGCTGGAGATCGCCGGCACGGAGCTCTCGACGAACATGACCATGATCGGGTCCGTGGCCGGAATCACGAAGTGCGTGTCCCTGGAAGCGCTCGACGGCGCCTTGCAGGAGCGGTTCGGCAAGAAGTTCGTGGCTTCCGGGGGGACCGCTTCGCTGGACGAGGCGATCAAGAAGAAGTTCGCCAAGAAGGAAATGCTGCTGCAGAAGAACCTGGCGACGGTCAAGCGGGCCTACGAGATCGGATCGGAATGGGCGGAGAAGAACCACATCGAGCTCCGCGTGGGCCTGCCGGCGGCGGCCTAG
- a CDS encoding thiamine pyrophosphate-dependent enzyme, which yields MSKERIKIAPEFFDIMPPEYQDLVQRATYGKEDRGWKDIGTAKELIEEHSLCAGCPESMAFRYILASLPNPEDTVMVGSTGCTSLVFPMVAVHNIHSLFGNQNAIASGLKRALTVRFPGKVKDVVVLAGDGATVDIGLDMTLQAWFRQEKFTTICFDNELYANTGGQESGLMRKGFVAKMAPIGKQFEKVRLPEIARESGCHYVVQCTVSKPSVVERVIRNAVFVARELGPTYIQLYTPCILEIGKNSMEGLQEMRDSEKPTERFAYKEFVSEPAKQFLAELAAKEKEKKAAAKQLASQEA from the coding sequence ATGAGCAAAGAGCGGATAAAGATCGCGCCGGAGTTCTTCGACATCATGCCGCCCGAGTACCAGGACCTGGTCCAGCGGGCGACCTACGGGAAGGAAGACCGGGGCTGGAAGGACATCGGCACGGCCAAGGAGCTGATCGAAGAGCATTCGCTCTGCGCCGGCTGTCCGGAGTCCATGGCCTTCCGGTACATCCTGGCCTCGCTGCCGAACCCGGAGGATACGGTCATGGTGGGATCCACCGGCTGCACCAGCCTGGTCTTCCCGATGGTGGCCGTGCACAACATCCACTCCCTCTTCGGCAACCAGAACGCGATCGCCTCAGGCCTCAAGCGCGCGCTGACGGTGCGCTTCCCCGGAAAGGTCAAGGACGTGGTCGTGCTGGCCGGCGACGGCGCAACCGTGGACATCGGCCTGGACATGACGCTGCAGGCCTGGTTCCGCCAGGAAAAGTTCACGACGATCTGCTTCGACAACGAGCTCTACGCAAACACCGGCGGCCAGGAGAGCGGCCTGATGCGGAAAGGGTTCGTGGCCAAGATGGCGCCGATCGGCAAGCAATTCGAGAAGGTGCGGCTGCCGGAGATCGCGCGCGAGTCCGGCTGCCACTACGTCGTGCAGTGCACGGTCAGCAAGCCTTCGGTGGTCGAGCGGGTCATCCGGAACGCGGTCTTCGTCGCCCGGGAGCTCGGCCCGACCTACATCCAGCTCTACACCCCCTGCATCCTGGAAATCGGGAAGAACAGCATGGAAGGGCTGCAGGAGATGCGGGACTCGGAGAAGCCCACCGAGCGGTTCGCCTACAAGGAATTCGTCAGCGAGCCGGCCAAGCAGTTCCTGGCCGAGCTGGCCGCCAAGGAGAAAGAGAAAAAGGCGGCCGCCAAGCAGCTGGCGTCCCAGGAAGCCTGA
- a CDS encoding transketolase C-terminal domain-containing protein, translated as MAETKSLIGTQNKKGQTYTDPRRMLFEAPRTPSFYTGSEVIKEAIRRASCDVMIAYPITPQSEAAALIGELFAEGYIGDYFRGESEFAVMSQCAGAAFGGARVFTTTAGPGTMRAMENFPMWAGARLPIQMIVTCRGINSPLSIQPDTLEISYLMNTGMLVWHAETAQDFFDWILKGYMVSEEPDVHLPLALCCDGFFVTHTKDVVQLTPADMCLPPYDPYRSPVPCMDMECPPVRMMRDPFIMKSNYISYATHASWQQEIWAAVERSRKHTIAWLDGLIDAENTDADIMIVASGTAVSQGREAIRMLEDEGVRAGLVKVKTLRPWPGEEIREATKHAEHIFVPEFNVTGWLAKEIRATVPNSDRVHAGPHVCGGMTMPPEIIVSEIKTTLGMRAVSLAGRGS; from the coding sequence ATGGCGGAGACCAAATCCCTCATCGGGACGCAGAATAAAAAGGGACAGACCTACACCGACCCTCGGCGCATGCTGTTCGAGGCGCCGCGCACCCCGTCGTTCTACACCGGGAGCGAGGTCATCAAGGAGGCGATCCGGCGGGCGAGCTGCGACGTCATGATCGCCTACCCGATCACCCCGCAGAGCGAGGCGGCGGCCCTGATCGGCGAGCTGTTCGCGGAGGGCTACATCGGCGACTACTTCCGCGGCGAGAGCGAGTTCGCCGTGATGTCCCAGTGCGCCGGCGCGGCCTTCGGCGGCGCGCGGGTGTTCACGACCACGGCCGGACCCGGCACCATGCGGGCCATGGAGAACTTCCCGATGTGGGCCGGCGCCAGGCTCCCGATCCAGATGATCGTGACCTGCCGCGGCATCAACTCCCCGCTCTCGATCCAGCCCGACACGCTGGAAATCTCCTATCTGATGAACACCGGCATGCTGGTCTGGCACGCGGAGACGGCCCAGGACTTCTTCGATTGGATCTTGAAGGGCTACATGGTGTCGGAGGAGCCGGACGTGCACCTGCCGCTGGCGCTCTGCTGCGACGGGTTCTTCGTGACCCACACGAAGGACGTGGTCCAGCTCACGCCCGCGGACATGTGCCTGCCGCCCTACGATCCCTACCGCTCCCCGGTGCCCTGCATGGACATGGAATGCCCGCCGGTCCGGATGATGCGGGACCCGTTCATCATGAAGAGCAACTACATCAGCTACGCGACCCACGCGAGCTGGCAGCAGGAGATCTGGGCGGCGGTCGAGCGCTCGCGCAAGCACACGATCGCCTGGCTGGACGGGCTGATCGACGCGGAGAACACCGACGCGGACATCATGATCGTGGCTTCCGGCACGGCCGTTTCGCAGGGCCGCGAAGCCATCCGAATGCTGGAGGACGAGGGGGTTCGGGCCGGCCTAGTCAAGGTCAAGACGCTGCGGCCCTGGCCCGGCGAGGAGATCCGCGAGGCCACGAAGCACGCCGAACACATCTTCGTGCCGGAGTTCAACGTGACCGGCTGGCTCGCCAAGGAAATCCGGGCCACGGTTCCCAACAGCGATCGCGTGCACGCCGGCCCGCACGTGTGCGGCGGCATGACGATGCCGCCCGAGATCATCGTGTCGGAGATCAAGACGACCCTCGGCATGCGGGCGGTGTCGCTGGCCGGCCGCGGGAGCTGA
- a CDS encoding carbon monoxide dehydrogenase beta subunit family protein: protein MSQYRVMPGPEHFLPPAAASMGIRLPNPGEGHIHGVIVPEEQAMEEAARQFLLAKVPTIFPGPLVLWAWNEKAAKKATAIRHLYETIKECVTPQQKPMLIPMPDYRPKYPKINPEVEINPNHPNLTIWHNKIDCCMFVGVHCHQANLSLKIIRGGTACYTIAMCAQAGHEDAMLSFRDATYEKIMRLAETVKKLKGSVKFNPGAGQAKASH, encoded by the coding sequence ATGAGTCAGTATCGCGTCATGCCCGGCCCGGAGCACTTCCTGCCGCCGGCGGCGGCCTCGATGGGCATTAGGTTGCCGAATCCGGGAGAAGGCCACATCCACGGCGTGATCGTGCCGGAAGAGCAGGCGATGGAGGAAGCGGCCCGCCAGTTCCTCCTGGCCAAGGTGCCGACGATCTTCCCGGGCCCGCTGGTCCTGTGGGCCTGGAACGAGAAGGCGGCGAAGAAGGCGACCGCCATCCGGCACCTGTACGAGACCATCAAGGAATGCGTCACGCCGCAGCAGAAGCCGATGCTGATCCCCATGCCGGACTACCGCCCCAAGTACCCCAAGATCAACCCCGAGGTCGAAATCAATCCGAACCATCCGAACCTGACGATCTGGCACAACAAGATCGACTGCTGCATGTTCGTGGGCGTGCACTGCCACCAGGCCAACCTGTCGCTCAAGATCATCCGCGGCGGGACCGCCTGTTACACGATCGCGATGTGCGCGCAGGCGGGCCACGAGGACGCGATGCTGTCGTTCCGCGACGCGACCTACGAAAAGATCATGCGGCTGGCCGAGACCGTGAAGAAGCTCAAAGGCAGCGTGAAGTTCAACCCGGGGGCCGGACAAGCGAAGGCCTCGCACTGA
- a CDS encoding tetratricopeptide repeat protein, producing MRAPPLPVWLLSAALLAPPLYAQNVKVIEAEATYVMGDSDTLVGAEEAALLRAKRKAVEEAGVYVEAVSQDVETRANGTTSRLNSLGVRTIAAAITQTDILEKRRTLEKDRLVFYVRIRATVHLDALAEAVKRVTSDEQLASHHRQLQTENSKLKTELNSLRKQLKAAAEAKPDPAKEQKSRQAAMELERAAIRTTSLPEKIDLATRAIAADEQYVDAYVVRGQTYLRIASLTFSKRAPRAQLGEYVDRAIADFNRALALDPTSTWALLGRGDAYTWQKKMQEAARDYESILELDPFFDVARERLIVLSASMAKKQVAAKQWRQALATLNQVLRDDSPQSWIVHEKDARLLRSRIHAELGNLDRALTDLSAVIRVEPANAEALLLRAKLYRRQLQGRLAKDDFEQACSLGAEEACAELP from the coding sequence ATGAGGGCCCCTCCGCTCCCCGTCTGGCTTCTCAGCGCCGCCCTGCTCGCGCCCCCCCTCTATGCCCAGAACGTCAAGGTGATCGAGGCCGAGGCGACCTACGTCATGGGGGACTCGGACACCCTGGTCGGCGCCGAGGAGGCGGCCCTTCTGCGGGCCAAGCGCAAGGCGGTCGAAGAAGCCGGGGTCTACGTCGAGGCCGTCTCCCAGGACGTCGAGACCCGCGCCAACGGGACGACCTCGCGTCTCAACTCCCTGGGCGTCCGCACGATCGCCGCCGCGATCACCCAGACCGACATCCTGGAAAAGCGGCGGACGTTGGAGAAGGACCGGCTCGTCTTCTACGTCAGGATCCGGGCCACGGTCCACCTGGACGCGCTGGCTGAAGCCGTGAAGCGGGTCACGTCCGACGAGCAGTTGGCCTCCCACCACCGCCAGCTCCAGACCGAGAACAGCAAGCTCAAGACCGAGCTCAACAGCCTCCGCAAGCAGCTCAAGGCGGCGGCCGAAGCCAAACCCGATCCGGCCAAGGAGCAGAAGAGCCGGCAGGCCGCGATGGAGCTGGAGCGGGCCGCGATCCGCACGACCAGCCTGCCCGAGAAGATCGACCTGGCCACCCGCGCCATCGCCGCCGACGAACAGTACGTGGACGCCTACGTCGTCCGGGGCCAGACCTACCTGCGCATCGCCTCGCTCACCTTCTCCAAGCGGGCCCCCCGAGCCCAGCTCGGCGAGTACGTGGATCGCGCGATCGCGGACTTCAACCGGGCCCTGGCCCTGGATCCGACCAGCACCTGGGCGCTCTTGGGGCGCGGCGACGCGTACACCTGGCAGAAGAAGATGCAGGAGGCCGCGCGGGACTATGAGAGCATCCTGGAGCTGGACCCGTTCTTCGACGTGGCCCGCGAACGGTTGATTGTCCTCTCCGCCTCCATGGCCAAGAAGCAGGTCGCCGCCAAGCAGTGGCGGCAGGCTCTCGCCACGCTCAACCAGGTGCTGCGGGACGACTCGCCGCAGAGCTGGATCGTGCACGAGAAAGACGCGCGGCTGCTCCGGAGCCGGATCCATGCGGAGTTGGGCAACCTGGACCGGGCCTTGACCGACCTGAGCGCCGTGATCCGGGTCGAGCCGGCCAACGCGGAGGCGCTGCTCCTCCGGGCCAAGCTCTACCGCCGCCAACTGCAGGGCCGGCTGGCAAAAGACGATTTCGAGCAGGCCTGCTCGTTGGGGGCGGAGGAGGCCTGCGCGGAACTGCCCTAA
- a CDS encoding YciI family protein, whose product MKFVILGFDGPRGAELRKTHRPAHLARMEALDAQGRVVLAGPLTDKAGSLIVIEADSLEDAEAFAKGDPYVVHGVFARYEVHPFMQVLPKPQE is encoded by the coding sequence ATGAAATTCGTGATCCTCGGTTTCGACGGGCCCCGGGGGGCCGAGCTGCGCAAGACCCACCGGCCCGCACACCTCGCCCGCATGGAGGCGCTCGACGCCCAGGGACGGGTCGTGCTGGCCGGGCCGCTGACCGACAAGGCCGGCAGCCTCATCGTCATTGAGGCGGACTCGCTGGAAGACGCGGAGGCCTTCGCCAAGGGGGACCCCTACGTGGTCCACGGCGTCTTCGCGCGCTACGAGGTCCACCCCTTCATGCAGGTCCTCCCCAAGCCCCAGGAGTAG
- a CDS encoding DUF2203 domain-containing protein, producing MGQPEEQNVERLFTLAEANRLIPQLQEHLSCVKQAREVLLRTKAEIGKAAAKAHLGGGSFAGIHYIGALEQISDNLQTIQETGVLVKDLDIGLCDFPHMLDGRIVYLCWKLGETEIRWWHEVNNGYTGRQRLPQFEE from the coding sequence ATGGGCCAGCCGGAAGAGCAGAACGTCGAGCGCCTCTTCACCCTCGCCGAGGCCAACCGGCTGATTCCCCAGCTGCAGGAGCACCTGTCCTGCGTGAAACAGGCGCGGGAAGTGCTGCTCCGCACGAAGGCCGAGATCGGCAAAGCGGCCGCGAAGGCCCACCTCGGCGGCGGGAGCTTCGCCGGCATCCACTACATCGGAGCCCTGGAGCAGATCAGCGACAATCTGCAGACGATCCAGGAGACGGGCGTGCTCGTCAAGGACCTGGACATCGGGCTCTGCGATTTCCCGCACATGCTGGACGGCCGAATCGTCTACCTCTGCTGGAAACTGGGCGAGACGGAGATCCGGTGGTGGCACGAGGTCAACAACGGGTACACCGGCCGCCAACGTCTGCCGCAGTTCGAGGAATAG